The following are from one region of the Hyphomicrobiales bacterium genome:
- the hemA gene encoding 5-aminolevulinate synthase has protein sequence MNYEGFFQSALDGLKEEGRYRVFADLERHRGNFPKATRHREDGTVQEVTVWCSNDYLGMGQHPNVINAMHEAVNRCGSGAGGTRNISGTNHYHVKLERELADLHGKESALLFTSGYVSNWASLSTLAAKLPDCVVISDAKNHASMIEGIRHSRAEKMIFKHNDPEDLERKLASIAPGRAKIVAFESVYSMDGDIAPIKEICDVADKYGAMTYLDEVHAVGMYGPRGGGVAEREGLMDRLTVIEGTLGKAFGVMGGYITASEALCDFVRSFASGFIFTTSLPPALAAGALASIQHLKESASEREGQQAAVAKVRKLLDKVGIPYMPAPSHIIPVMVGDAKKCKFISDVLLDQYGIYIQPINYPTVDKGTERLRITPGPLHTDEDIGNLVNALSDLWSQCALSRAVA, from the coding sequence ATGAATTACGAAGGCTTTTTTCAATCCGCGCTGGATGGGTTGAAAGAGGAAGGCCGCTACCGCGTCTTCGCCGATCTGGAACGCCACCGCGGCAATTTTCCAAAAGCGACCCGCCACCGCGAAGACGGCACCGTGCAGGAAGTCACGGTGTGGTGCTCCAACGATTATCTGGGCATGGGCCAGCACCCCAATGTCATCAATGCGATGCATGAGGCGGTGAACCGCTGCGGCTCTGGCGCCGGCGGCACGCGCAACATTTCCGGCACCAACCATTATCATGTGAAGCTTGAGCGTGAACTTGCCGATCTGCATGGCAAAGAGTCCGCATTGCTCTTCACCTCCGGCTATGTGTCGAACTGGGCCTCGCTCTCCACGCTGGCGGCCAAGCTGCCCGATTGCGTGGTGATTTCCGACGCCAAGAACCACGCCTCGATGATCGAAGGCATTCGGCACTCACGCGCTGAAAAAATGATCTTCAAGCATAATGATCCCGAAGACCTGGAGCGTAAGCTCGCCAGCATTGCGCCTGGTCGGGCGAAGATCGTGGCGTTTGAATCGGTTTACTCGATGGATGGCGACATCGCGCCGATCAAAGAGATTTGTGACGTTGCCGACAAGTATGGCGCGATGACCTATCTGGACGAAGTGCACGCCGTTGGCATGTACGGTCCGCGCGGCGGCGGTGTGGCCGAGCGCGAAGGCTTGATGGACCGCCTCACTGTGATCGAAGGCACGCTAGGCAAGGCCTTCGGTGTGATGGGCGGCTACATCACGGCCTCTGAAGCACTGTGCGATTTCGTGCGCTCGTTTGCGTCGGGTTTCATCTTCACCACGTCGCTTCCACCGGCGCTGGCTGCTGGCGCGTTGGCGTCCATCCAGCACCTGAAGGAAAGCGCCAGCGAGCGTGAAGGCCAGCAGGCGGCTGTCGCCAAGGTGCGCAAGCTGCTCGACAAGGTCGGCATTCCTTATATGCCCGCGCCAAGCCACATCATCCCGGTGATGGTCGGCGATGCGAAGAAGTGCAAGTTCATCTCCGACGTGCTGCTTGATCAGTATGGAATTTATATCCAGCCGATCAACTATCCGACCGTGGACAAAGGCACCGAGCGCCTGCGCATCACGCCGGGACCGCTGCACACGGACGAAGATATCGGCAATCTGGTGAACGCACTATCCGACCTCTGGTCGCAATGCGCGCTTTCGCGGGCTGTCGCCTAA